The following proteins come from a genomic window of Sorex araneus isolate mSorAra2 chromosome 1, mSorAra2.pri, whole genome shotgun sequence:
- the LOC101543369 gene encoding ATP synthase subunit O, mitochondrial-like, producing MASRAVSGLSQQVRSFSTSVARPFAKLVRIYDVEGHYATALYSAASKQIKLKQVEKELLRVVQLLKEPKLASSILNPHVKHTIKVKSIGNLTAREKLSPITTNLINLLAENGCLNNTPEIISAFSTMMSVHCSEVPCTVTTASALNEATLSELKTEFT from the coding sequence ATGGCCTCGAGGGCAGTGTCCGGGCTATCCCAGCAGGTGCGATCCTTCAGTACCTCTGTGGCCAGGCCCTTCGCCAAGCTCGTGAGGATCTACGATGTCGAAGGTCACTATGCCACGGCTCTGTACTCTGCCGCGTCCAAACAGATCAAGCTGAAACAAGTCGAGAAGGAGCTGCTAAGAGTGGTGCAACTGCTGAAGGAGCCCAAGCTAGCGTCCTCCATCCTGAACCCACACGTGAAGCACACCATCAAGGTGAAGAGCATCGGCAACCTGACAGCCCGGGAGAAGCTGTCCCCAATCACCACCAACCTCATCAATCTGCTTGCTGAAAATGGGTGTTTGAACAACACCCCCGAGATCATTTCAGCCTTTTCCACCATGATGAGCGTCCACTGTAGCGAAGTTCCCTGCACAGTGACCACAGCTTCTGCCCTGAACGAGGCCACGCTGTCTGAGCTCAAAACAGAATTCACTTAG